The Lacrimispora xylanolytica genome has a segment encoding these proteins:
- a CDS encoding thymidine kinase, which yields MAKLYFKYGAMGSSKTANALMTRYNFIEKGKKALLIKPDIETRDDIKKIKSRVGLEAECILFSQLKGFEPEVIKGYDVIIVDEAQFLMESDIDFLAYIVDNYNITVFCYGLRTDFTSHLFPGSTRLLELADEVEELKTACWCGNNAIMNARLDQNGNILRNGEQILLGANDKYVSLCRKHYNENKIKEDI from the coding sequence GTGGCAAAATTATATTTTAAATATGGTGCAATGGGAAGTTCAAAGACGGCCAATGCGCTGATGACCAGATACAATTTCATAGAAAAGGGGAAAAAGGCATTACTGATAAAGCCAGACATCGAAACCCGTGATGATATTAAAAAGATCAAGTCAAGAGTAGGACTTGAGGCTGAGTGCATCTTATTTTCCCAGCTTAAGGGCTTTGAACCGGAAGTAATAAAGGGATATGATGTAATTATAGTAGATGAAGCTCAATTTCTTATGGAATCAGACATTGATTTTTTAGCATACATTGTTGACAATTATAATATCACCGTATTTTGTTATGGGCTTAGAACTGATTTTACTTCCCATCTCTTTCCTGGATCCACTCGCCTCTTAGAGCTGGCCGATGAGGTGGAGGAATTAAAGACTGCCTGCTGGTGCGGCAATAATGCAATTATGAACGCCAGGCTCGATCAGAATGGAAACATTCTTAGAAATGGGGAACAGATACTTCTGGGAGCAAATGATAAGTATGTTTCTCTTTGCAGGAAGCATTATAATGAAAATAAAATAAAAGAAGATATTTAA
- a CDS encoding cold-shock protein yields the protein MKKGTVKWFNAQKGFGFICDEEGNDVFVHFSGLAMEGFKSLEDGQSVVFETTQGNRGLQAVNVHIA from the coding sequence ATGAAAAAAGGTACAGTTAAATGGTTTAACGCACAAAAGGGATTCGGCTTTATCTGTGATGAAGAAGGAAACGATGTATTCGTTCATTTCTCTGGTCTCGCTATGGAAGGTTTTAAGTCTTTAGAAGATGGTCAGTCAGTTGTATTTGAAACTACCCAGGGCAATCGTGGCCTTCAGGCTGTTAATGTTCACATCGCATAA
- a CDS encoding class I SAM-dependent methyltransferase, which produces MNKQLELVAASYDKGIELGRKGIDSYENFPEYITKDPEYELFLKMRQEVGLSDSSRTEIVDFLSPSSKMNFIDLGCCLNFLYGGYKDWPSTYHGVDISSKTIELLQKLTEKKQLSVGSFQCCSMHQTPFETSFFDIGACIGSLEYFEKDFVEKVILEAHRIIKPDGKFVLDVPDLGSPEFSITMKIEAYLGREDKYDLSPEEFEQYIRDYFKIEKKEKVGPMIQYFLTCTNK; this is translated from the coding sequence GTGAACAAGCAGTTAGAATTAGTGGCGGCATCTTATGATAAAGGCATTGAACTTGGGAGAAAAGGCATTGACTCTTATGAGAATTTTCCGGAATACATAACAAAAGATCCTGAATATGAGCTGTTTCTAAAAATGAGACAAGAAGTAGGCCTCTCAGACAGCAGCCGTACGGAAATCGTTGATTTTTTATCTCCGTCCAGCAAAATGAATTTTATTGATCTTGGCTGTTGCTTGAATTTTTTGTATGGCGGATATAAAGATTGGCCCTCCACCTATCATGGGGTAGATATAAGCAGTAAGACCATTGAATTATTGCAGAAGCTCACTGAAAAAAAACAGTTATCAGTAGGTTCCTTTCAATGCTGCAGCATGCATCAAACTCCATTTGAAACAAGCTTTTTTGATATTGGAGCGTGTATTGGTTCCCTGGAGTACTTTGAAAAAGATTTTGTGGAGAAAGTGATTTTGGAGGCGCACAGGATTATAAAGCCTGACGGAAAATTCGTTCTGGACGTTCCAGACTTAGGGTCTCCTGAATTCTCAATTACCATGAAGATTGAAGCGTATTTAGGTAGAGAAGATAAGTATGATTTATCACCGGAAGAATTTGAGCAATACATCCGGGATTATTTTAAAATAGAGAAAAAAGAAAAAGTTGGCCCTATGATTCAATATTTCTTAACATGTACCAACAAATAG
- a CDS encoding serine hydrolase domain-containing protein encodes MKKIIILIMTALILISKFPMISYALSDSESDSIQTLLNDACRISGVPGMSMTILENNEVFYFSSGYADREKRLLASENTLYELASVSKAFTGMGILLMEEKGMLSMSDSIQKYLPWFTLKYQGRPIDMQNITLNDFLHHTSGLTNSGHSQYIPQGNTPDMLRKTVEMLSGAELSFSPGEQCRYGTVNYDVLGLVMETVSGQSYEDYMKEQVLQPLGLHQTYVYKTEAEATGELAQGYRSSFFITVPYDAPDFAGNKPAGYIISCTKDMARWMNIQMGAVEDIPEVFHKVIKKSHQGNLSVTDDNGMFYGAGWYVNSDQSYLEHPGGNPNFSTKVLLLPKKNIAVCLLTNGVNTNTNLVMQVEEILEGKQSQTYKISSSQLLDIALSLATIICCLFAGLFFFLGLYRKNKYYHQKMTQNGIITTASCLVVTVLIWVIPLLIGNRWSMILVWQTYSILTAIISLALLTTCITWFLYIANTTRLKDD; translated from the coding sequence ATGAAAAAAATTATTATTCTTATAATGACAGCACTTATTCTTATCTCGAAATTCCCAATGATAAGTTACGCATTGTCGGATTCCGAATCTGATTCCATACAAACATTGCTTAATGATGCCTGCCGTATATCCGGTGTTCCGGGAATGTCAATGACAATACTGGAAAATAATGAGGTATTCTATTTTTCATCCGGGTACGCGGACCGTGAAAAGAGATTGCTTGCCAGTGAAAATACTCTCTATGAGCTTGCTTCGGTCAGTAAAGCCTTTACTGGTATGGGGATTTTACTGATGGAAGAAAAAGGGATGCTGTCAATGAGCGATTCCATTCAAAAGTATTTACCTTGGTTTACGTTAAAGTATCAGGGGAGGCCCATTGATATGCAAAATATTACACTCAATGACTTTCTGCACCATACCAGCGGTTTAACGAATAGCGGTCACAGTCAATACATTCCACAAGGGAACACGCCGGATATGCTGCGTAAGACAGTGGAAATGCTTTCAGGAGCTGAGTTGTCATTTTCTCCTGGCGAGCAGTGTCGATATGGAACTGTTAATTATGACGTGTTGGGACTGGTTATGGAAACCGTTTCGGGTCAGAGCTACGAAGATTACATGAAAGAACAAGTGCTTCAACCATTAGGTTTACATCAAACATATGTTTATAAGACAGAGGCCGAAGCCACCGGAGAATTGGCACAGGGCTACCGCTCGTCATTCTTCATTACAGTTCCGTACGATGCGCCGGATTTTGCAGGAAATAAGCCAGCGGGTTATATCATTTCCTGCACCAAAGATATGGCACGCTGGATGAACATACAGATGGGAGCGGTGGAGGATATACCTGAAGTATTTCATAAGGTAATCAAAAAATCCCATCAAGGAAATCTGTCAGTCACGGATGATAACGGTATGTTTTATGGGGCGGGCTGGTATGTAAATTCCGACCAATCTTATTTGGAGCACCCGGGAGGCAACCCCAATTTCTCCACGAAAGTGTTACTCTTGCCAAAGAAAAACATCGCCGTATGCCTGTTGACCAATGGTGTAAATACGAACACCAATCTTGTGATGCAAGTAGAAGAAATATTAGAGGGGAAACAGTCTCAAACCTATAAAATCAGCAGCTCGCAGTTGCTTGATATCGCTTTGTCATTAGCCACAATTATATGCTGTCTGTTTGCCGGCCTGTTCTTCTTTTTAGGATTGTATAGAAAGAATAAGTACTATCATCAGAAAATGACCCAAAATGGCATAATAACAACCGCCAGTTGTCTGGTAGTTACAGTATTGATTTGGGTTATTCCTCTGCTAATCGGAAATAGGTGGTCGATGATACTTGTCTGGCAGACATATAGTATTCTTACAGCGATCATATCACTGGCGTTGTTAACCACATGTATTACATGGTTTTTATACATTGCAAACACTACCCGTTTAAAAGACGATTAA
- a CDS encoding GNAT family N-acetyltransferase — protein MNQSELFLVLPSEEYKDKILEFKEEFCKSGDTLYGTENLQSMSNIEEWLLKVHNNQREETVEPGKAPSYEFMAIRECDGKLIGMINVRYNLKKEMYLYYGNIGYCVRKSERKKGYAAEMLRLALFEARKIGLDKVLLTVDSDNLASIATMKKNGAILENEVPYNGKITHRYWIKC, from the coding sequence ATGAATCAATCTGAACTATTTCTGGTGTTGCCGTCCGAAGAATATAAGGATAAGATACTGGAATTCAAAGAAGAGTTTTGTAAAAGCGGTGATACCTTATACGGCACAGAGAACTTACAGTCAATGAGTAATATTGAGGAATGGCTTTTAAAAGTACATAATAATCAAAGGGAAGAAACAGTAGAACCAGGAAAAGCCCCTTCTTATGAGTTCATGGCTATAAGAGAGTGTGATGGAAAGTTAATTGGAATGATTAATGTTAGGTATAATCTAAAAAAAGAGATGTATCTATATTATGGAAATATCGGATATTGTGTCCGAAAATCAGAACGAAAAAAAGGTTATGCCGCTGAAATGTTAAGGCTGGCATTGTTTGAAGCCAGAAAAATCGGATTAGATAAGGTTCTTCTAACCGTCGATAGTGATAACTTAGCCTCCATTGCAACAATGAAAAAGAATGGAGCAATATTGGAAAATGAAGTTCCTTACAATGGGAAAATCACACATCGATACTGGATTAAATGTTAA
- a CDS encoding RidA family protein, with amino-acid sequence MNNNVVSRLDSSGVSKAVGNYTHITKIEPNATFYTFSGQVGADLDGNFPDEFNQQVNNTFLNISNLLKSIDLIPDHVVKVNIWSTEAIDWNYFYKVYDDFFGTPYPSMTVAYVNALGLEEIKLEIEIWAAK; translated from the coding sequence GTGAACAATAATGTAGTTAGTAGACTAGATTCCTCAGGAGTGAGTAAAGCAGTAGGGAATTATACTCATATAACAAAAATTGAGCCAAATGCAACATTTTACACTTTTTCCGGACAAGTCGGAGCGGATTTAGATGGTAACTTTCCTGATGAGTTTAATCAGCAAGTAAATAATACATTTTTAAATATATCCAATTTATTAAAGAGTATAGATCTCATCCCAGATCATGTGGTCAAGGTCAATATATGGTCAACTGAAGCAATAGACTGGAATTATTTTTATAAGGTTTATGATGATTTTTTTGGTACGCCTTATCCTTCTATGACGGTTGCTTATGTTAATGCCTTAGGATTAGAAGAGATAAAATTAGAAATTGAAATATGGGCAGCAAAATAA